The proteins below are encoded in one region of Fibrella aestuarina BUZ 2:
- a CDS encoding MBL fold metallo-hydrolase codes for MASLRQLTASLYQISLGVVNVFVIDDRADGLTLIDTGYKDSSKAIVSALRQAGKDPASLKRIILTHSHPDHAGSAAALGAEWGIPVWAYHLDVPLLANGTAGEAPIHRSPGVINWLVYHLFIKRGSPAIDPVTVDRPLTDKEVLPIAGGLQVLHTPGHSSGHISLWLQQEGVLIAGDLCANVAGLDFSTVYEDRALGLSSILAVSQLPFDKAVFGHGKLLAPRANEKLASKFGAL; via the coding sequence ATGGCCTCCCTGCGTCAGCTGACGGCGTCGCTCTACCAGATCAGTCTGGGTGTCGTCAATGTGTTTGTCATTGACGACCGGGCCGATGGGCTGACCCTGATCGATACCGGCTACAAAGACAGCAGCAAGGCCATCGTCTCGGCCCTTCGCCAGGCAGGTAAAGACCCAGCCTCCCTCAAGCGGATCATCCTGACGCACAGCCACCCCGACCACGCAGGCAGCGCGGCCGCCCTCGGCGCCGAGTGGGGCATTCCGGTCTGGGCGTATCACCTGGACGTCCCTTTGCTGGCGAACGGAACCGCTGGCGAAGCCCCCATTCACCGGTCGCCGGGCGTGATCAACTGGCTGGTCTACCACCTGTTCATCAAACGGGGCAGCCCGGCCATTGACCCCGTCACAGTCGACCGGCCCCTGACCGACAAGGAGGTGCTGCCGATAGCGGGCGGGCTTCAGGTGCTACACACGCCGGGGCACAGCAGCGGGCATATTTCGTTGTGGTTGCAGCAGGAAGGCGTCCTGATTGCCGGCGACCTCTGCGCCAACGTAGCCGGGCTGGATTTCAGCACCGTGTATGAAGACCGAGCCCTCGGCCTAAGCAGTATCTTGGCCGTTTCTCAGCTTCCGTTCGACAAAGCCGTATTCGGCCATGGCAAGCTGCTGGCACCCAGAGCCAATGAAAAACTAGCCTCGAAGTTCGGCGCGCTGTAA
- a CDS encoding ATP-binding protein, protein MRSLFLFCLLLLGINSVAQRATAPFRVDSIPKNGLSFKTDWRWRAGDESAWASPTLDDSRWETVKPTRRIGRLPQVAEAGISWFRLAFRLDSALARESLAFDVFLNGAAELYLDGTLYERLGTVSATAAGEQRYKRVRGDIMMLPKLAPGLHTLAVRFSTHPTPWCMPAYIENKETLEVTLCRPESYMQHRVAKTHSDTLIEYLLIGSFLMLGAIHFLYYVYRRQTINLVFGLTALLYCLNGVANNATPYIHSLPLTSWVDYIGSLCSYSFPLMLSATYYLYLQHKHGRVFWSVTIISIVCLLLMYKADYQKGGLLSELPRIGLGIGAVVLIIDGLRITTIAMRQVRTREKAVVILVSFSALVAVLILGAICVLFVFWKTPSLADEALDVLRTVAGFGIPITLAFLLAKEHDQTNSDLQKRLAEVEKLSGEKEAILTQQKETLERQVAKRTQKLNQSLQELRETQTQLVQREKMASLGELTAGIAHEIQNPLNFVNNFSEVSVELLDELRQEQARPADQRDPELEAELLNDIHQNVGKIGHHGQRAASIVRGMLQHSRASTGEKNRTDLNALGDEYLRLSYHGLRAKDKAFNANLHTSLDPVLEPVTVVAQDVGRVLLNLFNNAFYAVWEKARTQPAGQYHPTVWLYTRQLDGHVEIRVQDNGNGIPAELQRKIFQPFFTTKPTGQGTGLGLSLSYDIITKGHGGTLSVDTQPGEYTTFIITIPVDEAPALGN, encoded by the coding sequence ATGCGATCACTTTTCCTCTTTTGCCTGCTGCTTCTTGGGATCAACAGCGTTGCTCAGCGGGCAACGGCGCCCTTTCGGGTCGATTCGATTCCCAAAAACGGGCTGTCTTTCAAAACAGACTGGCGGTGGCGGGCGGGCGACGAGAGCGCCTGGGCCAGCCCGACCCTTGACGACAGCCGCTGGGAGACCGTCAAACCCACCCGGCGCATTGGCCGCCTGCCGCAGGTCGCCGAGGCGGGCATCAGTTGGTTTCGGCTGGCGTTTCGGCTCGACTCCGCCCTGGCCCGCGAATCACTGGCCTTTGATGTCTTTCTGAACGGCGCCGCCGAGTTATACCTCGATGGTACGTTGTATGAGCGGTTGGGAACGGTGAGCGCAACGGCCGCGGGCGAGCAACGCTACAAACGGGTTCGGGGCGACATCATGATGCTGCCTAAACTGGCGCCGGGGCTGCATACGCTGGCGGTTCGGTTTTCTACCCACCCCACGCCCTGGTGTATGCCAGCCTACATCGAGAATAAGGAAACGCTCGAGGTAACCCTCTGCCGGCCAGAGTCGTACATGCAGCACCGGGTTGCCAAAACGCACAGCGACACGCTCATCGAATACCTGCTCATCGGGTCGTTTCTGATGCTGGGGGCCATCCATTTTCTGTATTACGTGTACCGCCGCCAGACCATCAACCTGGTGTTTGGGCTTACGGCCCTGCTGTATTGCCTCAACGGTGTCGCCAACAATGCCACACCCTACATCCATTCACTGCCCCTGACCAGTTGGGTGGATTACATCGGCAGCCTGTGTAGCTACTCGTTCCCGCTCATGCTGTCAGCCACCTATTACCTGTACCTTCAGCACAAACACGGGCGGGTCTTCTGGTCGGTCACGATCATATCTATCGTCTGCCTGCTCCTGATGTACAAGGCCGATTATCAGAAAGGCGGCCTGCTTTCCGAATTACCACGCATTGGGCTGGGCATTGGGGCGGTAGTTCTCATCATCGACGGGCTGCGCATCACCACGATCGCCATGCGCCAGGTACGTACCCGCGAAAAAGCCGTCGTTATCCTCGTTAGCTTCTCGGCGCTGGTGGCGGTGCTTATTCTGGGGGCCATCTGTGTGCTGTTTGTGTTCTGGAAGACGCCCAGTCTGGCCGACGAAGCACTCGACGTGCTCCGCACCGTGGCGGGCTTCGGCATACCCATTACGCTGGCGTTTTTGCTGGCTAAAGAGCACGACCAGACCAACTCGGATCTGCAAAAACGACTCGCCGAAGTGGAGAAGCTGTCGGGCGAAAAAGAGGCGATCCTGACCCAGCAGAAAGAAACGCTCGAACGGCAGGTAGCCAAACGTACCCAGAAGCTCAACCAGTCGTTGCAGGAACTTCGTGAGACTCAGACGCAACTGGTGCAGCGCGAAAAGATGGCGTCGCTGGGTGAACTCACGGCGGGCATCGCCCACGAGATTCAGAACCCGCTCAACTTCGTTAACAACTTCTCGGAAGTCTCGGTCGAACTGCTCGATGAACTCCGGCAGGAACAGGCCCGCCCCGCCGATCAGCGCGACCCGGAACTGGAAGCCGAACTGCTCAACGACATCCACCAGAACGTGGGCAAAATTGGTCACCACGGGCAGCGGGCGGCGAGCATCGTGCGGGGCATGTTGCAGCACAGCCGGGCCAGCACCGGCGAGAAAAACCGCACCGACCTCAACGCCCTCGGCGACGAATACCTGCGGCTGAGCTACCACGGCCTGCGCGCCAAAGACAAGGCCTTCAACGCCAACCTGCACACCAGCCTCGACCCGGTGCTTGAACCCGTGACGGTGGTGGCGCAGGACGTGGGCCGGGTGCTGCTCAACCTCTTCAACAACGCCTTCTACGCCGTCTGGGAAAAAGCCCGCACCCAGCCCGCCGGCCAGTATCACCCCACGGTCTGGCTCTATACACGGCAACTCGACGGACACGTCGAGATTCGGGTACAGGATAACGGCAACGGTATTCCGGCCGAGTTGCAACGCAAGATTTTCCAGCCCTTTTTTACCACCAAACCCACCGGGCAGGGCACGGGGCTGGGGCTATCGCTCAGCTACGACATCATCACCAAAGGCCACGGCGGCACGCTGTCGGTCGATACGCAGCCTGGCGAATACACCACCTTTATCATCACGATTCCCGTGGATGAGGCCCCGGCACTCGGCAATTAA
- a CDS encoding PAS domain-containing sensor histidine kinase — MGAQLDQLPLPFSTPALIERLESAVHQALPTQFTFAHPADGTYHCDLMQVDDCRLVLSLERRDPEEPLALADIVETMPSGLVVFRAIRDEHQVIVDFQAILCNQVGADIVGQSRETILTQPISKRYEKMQEYAFFHQYVAVVESGKPHDQLLHLPTLDLWLDVSVVKYGDGLLVSFQDVTVGQKTASLLASVMNSSPAAVRYYEAIRDSDGQIIDFMTSTGNELAAYRDFRPYPSTTGRRLLDLYPHLKTNGIFERYVAVVESGESQRFETTYEGPSQLSWFDSTAVPHGNGFVITNLDITPFKRAQLAQQRQSELITEVLNSSATSILVLEPLYDEAHQLTDFRITLANPATQTLFAPFVGRDFTHESIRQQNLLTLFPAIRERDLFKALTAVISTGQPLQEAVDYPQLGITYDYAISPFQTGVLMITTDITPLRTYQQQLEANNAALVRSNDYLQQFAYVASHDLQEPLRKIYAFGDLLLKQYTPVLDANGQDLLQRMQSAAIRMQTLVKDLLDYSRLTTLQTPFEPVSLQDLLRATLDDLETTIQATKATITQSGDALPAIPADKTQMGQLLQNLLTNALKFTRPGEPPQVRITTHLLEADQLPYPARQSASNQWVSLCVADAGIGFDEAYQERIFELFHRLHGRSKYTGTGIGLAVVKKVVDNHHGLITASSQPGKGATFTVYLPQH, encoded by the coding sequence ATGGGTGCCCAACTGGACCAGTTACCCCTGCCATTCAGTACCCCGGCCTTGATCGAACGGCTAGAGTCGGCGGTCCATCAGGCCTTACCTACCCAGTTTACGTTTGCCCATCCCGCCGACGGCACCTACCACTGCGATCTCATGCAGGTTGACGATTGCCGGCTGGTGCTTTCGTTGGAGCGACGTGACCCCGAGGAGCCGCTGGCCCTGGCCGACATTGTGGAAACGATGCCAAGCGGCCTTGTCGTCTTCCGGGCGATCCGGGATGAACACCAGGTCATTGTTGATTTCCAGGCCATCCTCTGCAATCAGGTTGGGGCCGATATCGTCGGGCAAAGCCGGGAGACGATTCTGACTCAACCCATCAGTAAGCGCTACGAAAAGATGCAGGAATACGCGTTTTTTCATCAGTACGTAGCCGTCGTTGAATCGGGTAAGCCGCATGACCAACTGCTGCACCTGCCTACGCTGGACCTCTGGCTCGACGTCTCGGTGGTGAAGTATGGCGATGGGCTGCTGGTCTCGTTTCAGGACGTTACCGTAGGGCAAAAAACCGCGTCACTGCTGGCCAGCGTGATGAACAGCTCACCAGCGGCGGTTCGGTACTACGAAGCCATCCGCGATTCGGATGGCCAGATTATCGATTTCATGACCAGCACTGGCAACGAACTGGCGGCGTACCGTGACTTCCGCCCGTATCCGTCGACCACCGGGCGGCGCTTGCTGGACCTGTATCCTCATCTGAAAACAAACGGCATCTTCGAGCGCTACGTAGCCGTGGTGGAATCGGGCGAAAGTCAGCGCTTTGAAACGACCTACGAAGGACCATCGCAGCTGTCCTGGTTCGATAGTACAGCAGTCCCCCACGGCAACGGGTTCGTGATCACGAACCTGGACATTACCCCCTTCAAGCGGGCTCAGCTGGCCCAACAGCGCCAGTCGGAACTGATCACGGAGGTGCTCAACAGTTCGGCCACCAGTATTCTGGTGCTCGAACCGCTGTATGACGAAGCGCATCAACTCACCGACTTTCGGATTACGCTGGCAAACCCGGCCACACAGACGCTGTTTGCCCCCTTCGTTGGCCGTGACTTTACGCACGAGTCGATCCGGCAGCAAAACCTGCTGACGCTTTTTCCGGCGATTCGGGAGCGCGATCTGTTCAAAGCGCTGACGGCGGTGATCAGCACGGGTCAGCCCCTTCAGGAGGCCGTCGACTACCCGCAGCTGGGCATTACCTACGATTATGCCATCTCCCCTTTTCAGACGGGTGTGCTGATGATCACCACCGACATTACGCCGCTGCGGACGTACCAGCAGCAACTGGAAGCCAACAATGCCGCGTTGGTGCGCTCGAATGATTATCTCCAGCAGTTTGCCTACGTCGCTTCGCACGACCTACAGGAGCCCCTGCGCAAGATTTACGCCTTTGGCGATCTGCTGCTGAAACAGTACACCCCTGTGCTGGATGCCAACGGCCAGGATTTGTTGCAGCGAATGCAGAGCGCAGCCATTCGCATGCAGACGCTGGTCAAAGACCTGCTCGACTACTCGCGCCTCACTACGCTACAGACTCCGTTTGAGCCCGTGTCATTACAGGACCTGCTTCGGGCCACTCTGGACGATCTGGAAACGACCATCCAGGCCACCAAAGCAACCATCACCCAAAGCGGTGACGCCCTGCCGGCCATCCCGGCAGACAAAACCCAGATGGGGCAATTGCTGCAAAATTTACTGACCAACGCCCTGAAATTTACCCGGCCCGGTGAGCCACCTCAGGTACGTATCACCACCCACTTGCTCGAGGCCGATCAGCTTCCGTATCCTGCCCGGCAGTCGGCCAGCAACCAGTGGGTCAGCCTGTGCGTAGCCGACGCGGGAATCGGGTTTGATGAAGCTTACCAAGAGCGTATTTTTGAGCTGTTTCATCGCCTGCATGGCCGCAGCAAATACACCGGAACGGGCATTGGTCTGGCGGTCGTCAAAAAAGTAGTCGACAATCATCACGGGCTGATCACCGCCAGCAGTCAGCCGGGGAAGGGGGCTACCTTTACCGTTTATCTACCACAACATTAA
- the pheS gene encoding phenylalanine--tRNA ligase subunit alpha, giving the protein MLDKITELYAEIDAATVTSKDELEQYRLRYLSKKGAVTELFDGLKTAPADERRALGQQLNGLKNRAQERFAAFQEVVDAQQQAAAAQPAVDLTLPVIPNLTGTQHPLSIVRQRIIQIFERIGFNVSDGPEIETDWYNFGALNFPDNHPAREMQDTFFVQKSAENPSADVLLRTHTSNVQIRLMEHVRNSSAGQIGGFKPIRSIMPGRVYRNEAISARAHCQFHQVEGIYVDRNVGFKDLKDTLYHFVKELFTKDTKIRFRPSYFPFTEPSAEIDISCQICGGSGCNVCKYTGWVEIAGSGMVDPNVLENCGIDPDEYTGFAFGMGIERITMLKYQVRDLRLYFENDVRFLRQFEGL; this is encoded by the coding sequence ATGCTTGACAAAATCACCGAACTATACGCCGAAATCGACGCGGCGACCGTCACCAGCAAAGACGAACTGGAGCAGTACCGGCTGCGGTATCTGAGTAAAAAAGGAGCCGTCACGGAGCTGTTCGACGGGCTGAAAACCGCCCCCGCTGATGAGCGCCGGGCGCTGGGCCAGCAACTCAACGGCCTGAAAAACCGGGCGCAGGAGCGGTTCGCGGCCTTTCAGGAGGTCGTAGACGCCCAGCAGCAGGCCGCCGCTGCCCAACCCGCCGTGGACCTTACGCTGCCCGTTATCCCCAACCTGACCGGCACGCAGCACCCGCTGAGCATCGTGCGGCAGCGGATCATCCAGATTTTCGAGCGCATTGGCTTCAACGTGTCAGACGGCCCCGAGATCGAAACCGACTGGTACAACTTTGGCGCGCTCAACTTCCCCGATAACCACCCGGCCCGCGAAATGCAGGATACGTTTTTCGTCCAGAAATCGGCCGAGAACCCCTCTGCCGACGTGCTGCTACGTACCCACACCTCCAACGTGCAGATTCGGCTGATGGAGCACGTCCGCAACAGCTCCGCTGGCCAAATTGGCGGGTTCAAGCCCATCCGATCGATCATGCCGGGGCGGGTATACCGCAACGAGGCCATTTCGGCGCGGGCGCACTGCCAGTTCCACCAGGTCGAGGGCATCTACGTCGACCGGAACGTGGGCTTCAAAGACCTTAAAGACACGCTCTATCACTTCGTGAAAGAGCTGTTTACGAAAGACACCAAAATCCGGTTCCGGCCGTCGTACTTTCCCTTCACCGAACCCAGCGCCGAAATCGACATTTCGTGCCAGATCTGCGGCGGCAGCGGCTGTAACGTCTGCAAATACACGGGTTGGGTCGAGATCGCCGGCTCGGGCATGGTCGACCCCAACGTGCTGGAAAACTGCGGCATCGACCCCGACGAATACACCGGCTTCGCCTTCGGGATGGGCATCGAGCGCATCACCATGCTCAAATACCAGGTACGTGACCTGCGCCTCTACTTCGAAAACGACGTCCGTTTCCTGCGGCAGTTTGAAGGACTATGA
- a CDS encoding GntP family permease, with protein MPPLLLLTLAILAIILLSSWYKLNTFVVLLGLAVLVGLLAGIPGETVLTHIRTGFGHTLEKVGLLIVLGTMLGSLLDRTHATTDLANFILRTVGESAGRADRTPLAVTLIGFLIGLPIFCDSGFIVLSGLVLTLAQRLGRYHLRLMLNLAGSLYAVHCLVPPHPGITAAVGILNPDSGQDSLGQMMLLGTLLAVPGTLVSYLWARYVDRGDQTTAPRLPVDQANESAPQQRGASVPVGAFCAVLVPIALIAAKPLFLLAPDRVPPLLLTLIRFVGDPVMALAIGMLIALTLFRRIDKATVNAVLDDAIHKAGPVLAIVAGGGAFGEIIKHIGLESTITNWATATGGTAGHIPLWLPFLLALVFKTAQGSSTVAIMSVSAIVLPLLPALGVQTDFDRLLVLGAMGAGSMSVSHANDAYFWVVSRFGQIDTPTMVRSYSLMTLLMGLATFATLWLISLFTAGL; from the coding sequence ATGCCGCCCCTGCTGTTGCTAACCTTGGCCATTCTGGCCATTATTCTGCTGAGTTCCTGGTACAAACTGAACACGTTTGTGGTACTGCTCGGGCTGGCGGTGCTGGTTGGGTTGCTGGCGGGTATTCCCGGCGAGACGGTGCTCACCCACATCCGCACGGGCTTCGGCCACACCCTCGAAAAAGTTGGGTTGCTGATCGTGCTGGGCACCATGCTCGGCAGCCTGCTCGACCGCACCCACGCCACCACCGATCTGGCCAATTTTATCCTGCGCACGGTGGGCGAATCGGCCGGCCGCGCCGACCGCACGCCGCTGGCCGTCACGCTGATCGGCTTCCTGATCGGCCTGCCCATCTTCTGCGATTCGGGTTTTATTGTATTGAGTGGCCTGGTGCTGACCTTGGCGCAACGGCTGGGCCGGTATCACCTGCGGCTGATGCTCAACCTGGCCGGGTCGCTCTACGCCGTGCACTGCCTGGTGCCGCCCCACCCCGGCATAACCGCCGCCGTCGGGATACTCAACCCCGATTCAGGCCAGGATAGCCTGGGCCAGATGATGTTGCTGGGTACGTTGCTGGCCGTGCCAGGTACGTTGGTCAGTTACCTGTGGGCCAGGTACGTCGATCGGGGCGACCAGACGACAGCACCGCGCCTGCCCGTTGACCAGGCGAACGAGTCAGCCCCGCAGCAGCGCGGCGCGTCGGTACCCGTCGGGGCATTTTGTGCGGTGCTGGTGCCCATTGCGCTGATTGCCGCCAAGCCCCTGTTCCTGCTGGCGCCCGACCGGGTCCCGCCCCTGCTGCTCACCCTCATCCGCTTTGTGGGCGACCCGGTAATGGCGCTGGCGATCGGGATGCTGATCGCCCTGACGCTATTTCGCCGCATCGACAAAGCAACGGTCAACGCCGTGCTCGACGATGCCATCCACAAAGCCGGGCCGGTGCTGGCGATCGTGGCGGGTGGCGGTGCCTTTGGCGAAATCATCAAACACATCGGCCTGGAGTCGACCATCACCAACTGGGCCACAGCGACGGGCGGCACGGCGGGCCATATTCCGCTATGGCTACCCTTTCTGCTGGCGTTGGTGTTCAAAACGGCGCAGGGCTCATCGACCGTCGCTATCATGTCGGTGAGTGCCATTGTGTTGCCGCTCCTGCCCGCGCTGGGCGTTCAGACCGACTTCGACCGGTTGCTGGTGCTGGGCGCGATGGGCGCGGGATCGATGAGCGTTTCGCACGCCAACGACGCTTATTTCTGGGTAGTGTCGCGCTTTGGCCAGATCGACACGCCTACGATGGTCCGCTCCTACAGCCTCATGACCCTGCTGATGGGCCTGGCTACCTTCGCCACGCTCTGGCTGATTAGTCTGTTTACAGCGGGGCTATAA
- a CDS encoding threonine aldolase family protein, which yields MPDFRSDTVTRPTPAMLAAMMAAPVGDDVFGEDPTVNALEQKAASLFGMEAALFCTSGTMTNQLAIRTHVRPGDEVICDQLSHVYLYEGGGIAVNALASVALLAGERGKLTPELIAPAINNPADVHRPISRLVCLENTVNKGGGAYYTVPEIAAIRQLCDERGLALHLDGARLFNALVETGDAPEAYGRLFHSISICLSKGLGCPVGSLLLGSGTFIAQARRFRKLMGGGWRQAGFLAAAGIYALDHHVERLKVDHSRARQLGQLLAKQPEVVEVLPVDTNIVIGRLTDGLSSAEYVDRLAQRGIKAVSFGPQLVRFVTHLDLTDADMAAFETAMQA from the coding sequence ATGCCCGATTTCCGCAGCGATACCGTAACCCGCCCAACACCCGCCATGCTGGCCGCTATGATGGCCGCCCCCGTTGGCGATGATGTCTTTGGCGAAGACCCAACCGTAAATGCCCTCGAACAGAAAGCCGCCAGCCTGTTTGGCATGGAAGCGGCCCTGTTTTGTACCTCCGGCACGATGACCAACCAACTCGCCATCCGCACGCACGTGCGCCCCGGCGACGAGGTGATTTGCGATCAGCTCTCGCACGTGTACCTCTACGAAGGCGGTGGCATTGCCGTCAATGCGCTGGCCTCGGTAGCGCTGCTGGCGGGCGAGCGGGGCAAGCTCACGCCCGAACTCATCGCGCCCGCGATCAACAACCCAGCCGACGTACACCGGCCCATCTCGCGGCTGGTGTGCCTCGAAAACACCGTCAACAAAGGTGGTGGGGCTTATTATACCGTCCCGGAGATTGCGGCCATCCGTCAGCTGTGCGACGAACGCGGTCTGGCGCTGCACCTCGACGGCGCCCGGCTGTTCAACGCGCTGGTCGAAACCGGCGATGCCCCCGAAGCCTACGGTCGGTTGTTTCATTCGATCAGCATTTGTTTGTCGAAAGGGCTGGGTTGCCCGGTGGGGTCGCTGTTGTTGGGCTCAGGTACGTTCATTGCCCAGGCGCGGCGGTTCCGCAAGCTCATGGGCGGTGGCTGGCGACAGGCCGGTTTCCTGGCGGCGGCGGGCATTTACGCCCTCGACCACCACGTCGAACGCCTGAAAGTCGACCATTCGCGCGCCCGGCAACTGGGTCAGCTGCTGGCGAAACAACCCGAGGTGGTCGAGGTGCTCCCCGTCGATACCAACATCGTTATCGGGCGGCTCACCGACGGTCTCAGCAGCGCCGAGTACGTCGACCGGCTGGCGCAGCGCGGCATCAAGGCGGTCTCGTTCGGGCCGCAGCTGGTGCGCTTCGTGACCCACCTCGACCTGACAGACGCCGACATGGCCGCGTTTGAAACGGCCATGCAGGCGTAA
- a CDS encoding arsenosugar biosynthesis-associated peroxidase-like protein, with protein MQTYYDPADLKKFGKIGEFQKELADKFFSYYGAVFAEGALTAREKSLIALAVSHTVQCPYCIDAYTSDTLEKGCSEAEMMEAVHVAAAIRGGASLVHGVQMMNKAKDLSM; from the coding sequence ATGCAGACGTATTATGACCCCGCCGATCTGAAGAAGTTTGGCAAGATTGGTGAGTTCCAAAAGGAATTGGCCGATAAATTTTTCAGCTATTACGGGGCCGTTTTTGCGGAAGGTGCCCTTACTGCCCGCGAGAAATCACTCATCGCGCTGGCGGTGTCTCATACCGTGCAGTGCCCCTACTGCATCGACGCCTATACCTCCGATACCCTCGAAAAGGGCTGCTCGGAAGCCGAAATGATGGAAGCAGTTCACGTAGCGGCCGCTATCCGGGGCGGGGCCTCGCTCGTTCACGGCGTCCAGATGATGAACAAAGCCAAAGACTTGAGCATGTGA
- a CDS encoding serine hydrolase — protein MKHALFVLAMLSTQVLLAQTKADRLSELMKTYHGYNMFDGAVLVAENGHVIYKDAYGLANREWAIPNSTDTKFMLGSISKPLTATLVLILVQKGLIDLDETVAYYLPAFKNKPAANVTIRQLLNHTSGMPNYDIISDFFPRISRQYFTRAAYLTVYSDSALAFVPGTRYLYSSWGYFTLGCIIEKVTGKTYAQAMNEEIFSKLNMKSSGSYAHTQIVPKRASGYDYGFGNYVSADFRDQSNTMGTGDLYSTVEDLFTFHMAIANHTLLNKELTQAMLTPGSRPARYGYGWFNQLFRYTPTDSVKANYHLGSTEGFISFMIRMPDTNSMAVILCNSAPTDFFGITKNIVRVLYDKPVVLKEPVHKKMESIIASSTAEKAVAAYKRMKADTAHYSVDWLQLYYLGEKLLSLKRYEDARLIAENNVREFPDRDLVALSMANIYLALNRKEDAINFYRKTLQLNPDNEEAKNRLKEL, from the coding sequence ATGAAACACGCTCTATTCGTATTGGCTATGCTATCGACGCAGGTGCTGCTGGCGCAGACCAAGGCCGATCGGTTATCCGAACTGATGAAAACATATCATGGCTATAACATGTTCGACGGTGCCGTCTTGGTGGCAGAAAATGGCCACGTTATTTACAAAGATGCCTATGGATTAGCCAACAGAGAATGGGCTATTCCTAATTCAACGGATACCAAGTTTATGCTTGGGTCAATTTCTAAACCCCTTACCGCAACATTAGTATTGATACTGGTTCAAAAAGGGCTTATAGACCTGGATGAAACCGTTGCTTATTACCTGCCCGCCTTTAAGAATAAACCGGCTGCCAACGTGACGATCCGGCAATTGCTGAACCACACGTCGGGAATGCCTAATTATGATATCATCAGCGATTTCTTTCCACGGATTAGCCGCCAGTATTTTACCAGAGCTGCTTATTTGACCGTGTATAGCGACTCGGCTCTGGCGTTTGTTCCGGGCACGCGTTATCTGTACAGTAGTTGGGGCTATTTTACCTTGGGGTGTATCATCGAAAAAGTAACGGGGAAGACCTACGCGCAGGCTATGAACGAGGAGATTTTTAGTAAACTGAACATGAAAAGCTCTGGTTCTTACGCGCACACGCAAATTGTGCCCAAACGGGCATCGGGCTACGACTACGGATTCGGAAACTACGTGAGCGCTGACTTCAGGGACCAGTCCAACACGATGGGAACAGGGGATTTGTACAGCACCGTGGAGGATTTGTTCACGTTTCACATGGCCATTGCCAACCATACATTGCTCAATAAAGAATTGACGCAAGCCATGCTGACGCCCGGTAGCCGACCCGCCCGATATGGTTATGGGTGGTTTAACCAGCTGTTCCGATATACGCCCACAGACAGTGTCAAGGCGAATTACCACCTGGGCTCCACGGAAGGCTTCATTTCCTTTATGATTCGGATGCCTGACACCAATAGTATGGCCGTTATTTTATGCAATAGTGCCCCAACTGATTTCTTTGGTATTACGAAAAACATAGTAAGGGTTTTGTACGATAAACCGGTTGTGTTGAAAGAGCCGGTTCATAAAAAAATGGAATCGATTATAGCCAGTTCTACTGCAGAAAAAGCCGTAGCTGCCTACAAACGTATGAAGGCTGATACCGCCCATTATTCCGTAGATTGGCTGCAGTTGTATTACCTTGGCGAAAAACTATTAAGCTTGAAACGTTACGAGGATGCCCGCCTGATTGCGGAGAATAACGTACGGGAATTTCCTGACCGCGACCTCGTTGCCCTGTCAATGGCCAATATCTATTTGGCGTTGAACAGAAAAGAGGATGCTATCAACTTCTACAGGAAAACGCTTCAGTTAAATCCCGATAATGAAGAAGCGAAAAACAGACTAAAGGAATTGTAA